The genomic segment TGCGAGCCTTGGCGGCTGCAGGCGCCGAAATCCGTGCCATGGTCGAAGCCCAACCTTTTCCAGCCGATCTGGCGCAAGCCATTCGCGAAGCGTTTGTACGCCTGCAAGGCAGCAATCCTGAGGCTTCATTTGCGGTGCGCTCTTCAGCCACGGCCGAAGACTTGCCCGACGCCTCCTTTGCAGGCCAGCAGGAAACTTTCCTGAATGTGGTCGGCATCGAGGACGTGCTGCACAAGATGAAAGAGGTGTTTGCGTCCCTGTACAACGACCGCGCCATCAGCTACCGCGTGCACAAGGGCTTTGCCCATGCTGACGTGGCCTTGTCGGCCGGCGTGCAGCGCATGGTGCGATCGGACTTGGGCGCTGCGGGTGTCATGTTCACCATTGACACCGAGTCTGGCTTTGAAGATGTGGTGTTCATCACCTCCAGCTACGGATTGGGTGAGACGGTGGTGCAAGGTGCGGTGAATCCGGACGAGTTCTACGTGCACAAACCCATGCTGGCCGCGGGCAAGCGCAGCGTGATCCGCCGAAACCTGGGCTCCAAGCTCATCGAGATGGTGTTTGCCACCCCTGAAGAAAAGGCCGCATCGGGCAAGCTGGTCAAAACCACCGATGTGCCCACCGAACTGCGCAACCGTTACAGCCTGACCGACGATGAGGTCGAGCAATTGGCCCGTTATGCGGTGGTGATCGAGCAGCATTACGGTCGCCCCATGGACATCGAGTGGGGCAAAGATGGCACCGACGGATTGCTCTACATCCTGCAAGCGCGCCCCGAGACGGTGAAAAGCCAGGCCAAAGGCACGCCCGAGTTGCGTTACAAGCTCAAGGGCAAAAGTGCCATCTTGGCCGAGGGTCGGGCCATTGGCCAAAAGATCGGTACAGGACCCGTGCGCTTGGTGCACAACATCAGCGAGATGGACAAGGTCCAACCCGGCGATGTGCTGGTGACCGACATGACCGACCCCAACTGGGAGCCCGTGATGAAACGCGCCAGCGCCATCGTCACCAACCGGGGCGGACGCACTTGCCACGCCGCCATCATTGCCCGTGAGCTGGGCATCCCGGCGGTGGTGGGTTGCGGCAATGCCACCGAGCAACTGAGCGAAGGCACTTTGGTCACCGTCAGCTGCGCCGAGGGGGATACCGGTCACATTTACGATGGCTTGCTGGAAACCGAAATCAGCGAAATCCAACGCGGCGTTCTGCCCGAAATCAAGACCAAGATCATGATGAACGTGGGCAACCCCCAGCTGGCCTTTGATTTTGCCCAACTGCCCAATGCCGGCGTGGGCCTGGCGCGGTTGGAGTTCATCATCAACAACAACATTGGTGTGCACCCCAAGGCCATCTTGGATTACCCCGCCATCGATGCCGATTTGAAAAAAGCCGTCGAATCGGTGGCCCGTGGTCACGCTTCCCCGCGCGCTTTTTATGTGGACAAAGTGACCGAAGGCGTGGCCAGCATCGCCGCCGCTTTCTGGCCCAAGCCAGTGATCGTGCGTTTGTCGGATTTCAAGAGCAACGAGTACCGCAAACTCATTGGCGGCAGCCGCTACGAGCCGGAAGAAGAAAACCCGATGCTCGGCTTTCGCGGTGCTGCACGTTACATCAGCCGGGATTTTGGCGAAGCCTTTGCCATGGAATGCGAGGCCCTCAAGCGGGTGCGCGGCGAAATGGGCCTGACCAATGTGCAGATCATGGTGCCCTTTGTGCGCACCTTGGGCCAAGCCGAAAAAGTCACGCAGCTGCTGGCCAGTCAAGGCTTGCGTCGTGGCGAAGATGGCCTCAAGGTCATCATGATGTGCGAAGTGCCCAGCAACGCCATCCTGGCCGAGCAATTTTTGGCGTTCTTTGATGGCTTCTCCATCGGCTCGAACGACCTGACCCAGTTGACTTTGGGGCTGGACCGTGACTCGGGTATGGAGTTGCTGGCCGCTGATTTTGACGAACGCGATCCGGCGGTCACAGCCTTGATCTCGCAGGCCATCCAAGCCTGTTTGGCACAGGGCAAGTACATCGGTATTTGTGGCCAAGGCCCCTCCGACCATCCGGACTTCGCGCATTGGCTCATGGACCAGGGCATCAGCTCGATTTCCTTGAATCCGGACACCGTCATCGAGACCTGGACCCAGCTGGGTCGTTGATGCCGGCGCTTCAGACTGTGAGATGAAACCCGCCATGGCAGACCGTTCCACTGCCGCCTACCACTGGCGGCTTCATCGCAATGTGCTGGTTTATGTCGCCATTCTGGGCGCCCTGATTGGCGCCATGGCCTGGGCTGAACAATGGGGCTTGTCGCGCAACCTGATTGGCCCCATCTTTTTGTTCACCACGGTGATGATGTATGCCTTGATTGGCATTTCGAGCCGGACCACCGACGAAGATGAGTATTACGTGGCCGGGCGGCGCATCCCTGCGATGTACAACGGCATGGCCACAGCGGCGGACTGGATGAGCGCGGCTTCTTTCATCAGCCTGGCAGGAGCGCTTTACCTGCAGGGTTTTTCTGGCAGTGGCCAACAGCCCGGTGGTCTGGCCTACGTGTTGGGTTGGACGGGCGGTTTTTGTCTGGTGGCCTTGCTGATCGCGCCACAGTTGCGGGCGATGGAGCTCTACACCTTGCCTGATTATTTCCACCACCGCTATGGAGGGCGATGGCCGCGCATCATTGCCGCACTCGCTTCTGTGCTTTGCTCTTTCACTTACGTGGTGGCCCAGATCTACGGCATCGGGCTGATCGCTTCACGCCTGACGGGTGTTCAGTTCGAAATTGGCATTTTGCTCGGGCTGGGCGGCGTCTTGCTGTGTTCTTTTCTGGGGGGCATGCGTGCCATCACCTGGACCCAGGTGGCCCAGTACATCATGTTGTTGCTGGCGTTCATGATCCCTGTGTCCTGGCTGGCCTACAAGCAACTCGGAAGCCCTTTGGCCCCTTTGGTGTACGGGCAGCAGTTGGCACAGATCGAGGCCATTGAGAAAAAGTTGATCAACGACCCTGGTGAAATCGAAGTGCGCGAGGAGTTTGCTCGTCGCGCCCAGGTTTACGAGGCCCGTTTGCAACATGTTGAAAGTGCCCTGTTGGCGCTGCGCCAGGAGCTGGAAGACAAAATCCGGGTGCTGAAGGACCAATCGGCCGATTACACGGCCATCACACACGCCAGGCGCGAGTTGTTGGCGGTGCCTCGTGATGCCGCCTCTGCCCGTGAGCAATGGACCCGTGCCATGCATGAAAACCGCGAACGGGCCAAGCCGTTGGGGGGTATGCCTGCACACACGCAGGCTTTTGCAGGCAACCCCCAAGGCAGTCCCCAAGAGGTCCAAGTATTTGAGGCGTCGCGTCTCAATTTCATGGCCTTGGTGTTTTGCCTGATGGTGGGCACGGCGGGCTTGCCGCATTTGCTGACCCGTTTTTACACCGTCCCTTCGGTGGCACAGGCGCGCAGTTCGGTAGCCTGGTCGCTCTTTTTCATTGGCTTGCTGTATTGGAGCGTGCCGGCCTTGGCGGTGCTGGTGAAGTTTGAGGTCATGAACAACTTGGTGGGCAGCAGTTTTGAAGATTTGCCCAGCTGGATGGCCCAATGGGCACGTCTGGATTCTGCGCTGCTGGAGTTCTCCGATGTCAACGGTGACCGCGTGCTGCAATTGGGGGAGCTCAAGTTGGGGGCCGACATGGTCATGCTGGCCACACCCGAGATGGGCGGTATGCCCTTTGTGGTGTCGGGTTTGGTGGCCGCTGGGGGTTTGGCCGCGGCCTTGTCGACGGCCGATGGCTTGCTTTTGACCATCAGCAATGCCCTGGTGCACGACATCGGGCCCGGGCGGGAACGCAAGCCCAAATCAGCCGAAGGGCGTGTCATCCTGTCCAAGTTCGCCCTTTTGGCGGTCGCCATGCTGGCGGCTGTGGTGGCTGCTTTCAAGCCGGCCGAAATCCTAGCCTTGGTCTCGACCTCTTTTTCGCTGGCAGCGGCCGCGTTTTTCCCGGGCATGGTTCTGGGCATGATTTGGCCCAAAGTCCATCGACCCGCTGCGGTGGCTGGCATGTTGGCAGGTTTGGGGGTGACGCTGTATTACATGGTGGTCAATGCGCCTGGGTTTCGACACTTTTGGGGTTTGGAGCCCAGTGCTGGCTTGTGGTTTGGCATTCAGCCGCTGTCTGCGGGCGTTTTTGGTGTTCCCACAGGCTTTGGGGTGATGGTTTTGTTGACTTTGTTGCTGCCTGAGCGCTGGGCCAAGCCCCGCAATCCCTTGGAACCCCCTTCGGGAGACGCCTCGCGTGGCTATCCCGGGCTTTGATTTCAAGCTATAATCGCAGGCTTCGCCTTGCCGCACCCCGACAGACGCTGGGGGCGGCTTTTCCAACCTTTTGGGTTAACCGCAAGGAGTCTCAATGCGTCATTACGAAATCATTTTGCTGATCCATCCCGATCAGTCCGAACAAGTTCCAGCCATGCTGGAGCGTTACAAAGGCATGATCACTGCCGGCGGTGGCAGCATCCACCGTGTTGAAGACTGGGGCCGCCGTCAACTGGCATACCAGATCAACAAGCTGGGCAAAGCCCACTACCTGTGCGTGAACATCGAAGCCGACCAAGCGGTCATGGCTGAACTCGAGCACGCCTTCAAGTTCAACGACGCCGTGTTGCGTCACTTGACGGTGCTGAAGAAAAAAGCCGAGACAGGCCCTTCGTCCATGATGAAGACCGTCGAGCGCGAAGAAGCCCGCAAGTCCCAACAAGCCGAATTCGCCGCTTGACACGTGCCTGTTGAGGAGTGAACCGTACCGAACTGACCGCCTGTATTGCCGAGCAAGCCGCTTTGCGATACACCCCCGCCGGTTTGCCCGCTCTGGATTTGATTCTCGAGCATGCCTCTGAACTACAAGAGGCCGGGCAAATGCGCAAAGTCCAGTTGAAGCTTCGTGCCTTGGCCTTCGGGTCTCAGGCTGAAACCCTGGTCAAGCAAGCGGTAGGCAGTGTTTGGACGTTTCGGGGCTTTTTGGCCACCCCTCGACAAGGCAAAAGTGTCGTGTTGCACATTCAAGAGTTTCAGCAAGATTAATTTCAGGAGGCCCCATGGCCACGTTCAAAAAATTCAACAAAGACAAGCGCCCCAAGCGCAACACCCAGTCACTGCTGTTCAAGCGCAAGCGCTTTTGCCGCTTCACCGTGACTGGTGTCGAAGAAATCGACTACAAAGATGTGGACACCCTGCGTGACTTCATCGCCGAAAACGGCAAGATCATTCCCGCACGCTTGACGGGCACCCGTGCCATCTTCCAGCGCCAGCTCAACACCGCCATCAAGCGCGCACGCTTTTT from the Limnohabitans sp. 2KL-27 genome contains:
- a CDS encoding VC_2705 family sodium/solute symporter codes for the protein MADRSTAAYHWRLHRNVLVYVAILGALIGAMAWAEQWGLSRNLIGPIFLFTTVMMYALIGISSRTTDEDEYYVAGRRIPAMYNGMATAADWMSAASFISLAGALYLQGFSGSGQQPGGLAYVLGWTGGFCLVALLIAPQLRAMELYTLPDYFHHRYGGRWPRIIAALASVLCSFTYVVAQIYGIGLIASRLTGVQFEIGILLGLGGVLLCSFLGGMRAITWTQVAQYIMLLLAFMIPVSWLAYKQLGSPLAPLVYGQQLAQIEAIEKKLINDPGEIEVREEFARRAQVYEARLQHVESALLALRQELEDKIRVLKDQSADYTAITHARRELLAVPRDAASAREQWTRAMHENRERAKPLGGMPAHTQAFAGNPQGSPQEVQVFEASRLNFMALVFCLMVGTAGLPHLLTRFYTVPSVAQARSSVAWSLFFIGLLYWSVPALAVLVKFEVMNNLVGSSFEDLPSWMAQWARLDSALLEFSDVNGDRVLQLGELKLGADMVMLATPEMGGMPFVVSGLVAAGGLAAALSTADGLLLTISNALVHDIGPGRERKPKSAEGRVILSKFALLAVAMLAAVVAAFKPAEILALVSTSFSLAAAAFFPGMVLGMIWPKVHRPAAVAGMLAGLGVTLYYMVVNAPGFRHFWGLEPSAGLWFGIQPLSAGVFGVPTGFGVMVLLTLLLPERWAKPRNPLEPPSGDASRGYPGL
- the ppsA gene encoding phosphoenolpyruvate synthase — translated: MSDLFSETALVVPFELLRMTDVESVGGKNASLGEMISQLPSGVRVPTGFATTAHAFRQFLAFGGLTERINARLDALDTDDVRALAAAGAEIRAMVEAQPFPADLAQAIREAFVRLQGSNPEASFAVRSSATAEDLPDASFAGQQETFLNVVGIEDVLHKMKEVFASLYNDRAISYRVHKGFAHADVALSAGVQRMVRSDLGAAGVMFTIDTESGFEDVVFITSSYGLGETVVQGAVNPDEFYVHKPMLAAGKRSVIRRNLGSKLIEMVFATPEEKAASGKLVKTTDVPTELRNRYSLTDDEVEQLARYAVVIEQHYGRPMDIEWGKDGTDGLLYILQARPETVKSQAKGTPELRYKLKGKSAILAEGRAIGQKIGTGPVRLVHNISEMDKVQPGDVLVTDMTDPNWEPVMKRASAIVTNRGGRTCHAAIIARELGIPAVVGCGNATEQLSEGTLVTVSCAEGDTGHIYDGLLETEISEIQRGVLPEIKTKIMMNVGNPQLAFDFAQLPNAGVGLARLEFIINNNIGVHPKAILDYPAIDADLKKAVESVARGHASPRAFYVDKVTEGVASIAAAFWPKPVIVRLSDFKSNEYRKLIGGSRYEPEEENPMLGFRGAARYISRDFGEAFAMECEALKRVRGEMGLTNVQIMVPFVRTLGQAEKVTQLLASQGLRRGEDGLKVIMMCEVPSNAILAEQFLAFFDGFSIGSNDLTQLTLGLDRDSGMELLAADFDERDPAVTALISQAIQACLAQGKYIGICGQGPSDHPDFAHWLMDQGISSISLNPDTVIETWTQLGR
- the rpsR gene encoding 30S ribosomal protein S18 is translated as MATFKKFNKDKRPKRNTQSLLFKRKRFCRFTVTGVEEIDYKDVDTLRDFIAENGKIIPARLTGTRAIFQRQLNTAIKRARFLAMLPYTDQHKV
- the priB gene encoding primosomal replication protein N — translated: MNRTELTACIAEQAALRYTPAGLPALDLILEHASELQEAGQMRKVQLKLRALAFGSQAETLVKQAVGSVWTFRGFLATPRQGKSVVLHIQEFQQD
- the rpsF gene encoding 30S ribosomal protein S6, giving the protein MRHYEIILLIHPDQSEQVPAMLERYKGMITAGGGSIHRVEDWGRRQLAYQINKLGKAHYLCVNIEADQAVMAELEHAFKFNDAVLRHLTVLKKKAETGPSSMMKTVEREEARKSQQAEFAA